In Streptomyces sp. 71268, the DNA window CACCGTCATCGAGCACGGCATCGTCGACCCCGGGCACCGCTACAGCGGCCACCTCGAACGGGCCGCCGTCGTCGTCAACGAGCCCGTCCGACGCGGTCGCACCACCGGCACCGACCTGCTCCCCGCCCTGTCCCGGGCCGCGCCGCTGAGCGTGTTCGGAATGGGCACCGAGGGTCTCGCCGACCACCTCGGGCTGCCGGCCGACCGCTGCCGCGCGGCCGACCTCCCGCAGGAGGCGCTGCACGACGCGATGGCCGCCTGCCGCCTGTACCTGCACCCGGTGCGCTGGACCTCGCTCGGCCTGTCCCTGCTGGAGGCCATGCACCTGGGCATGCCGGTGGTGGCGCTGGCCACCACCGAGGCGGTGCTGGCGGTGCCGCCGGGCGCCGGGACGCTGTCCACCCGGCCCGAGGAACTGGCCGAGGCGGCCCGCGGCTACCTCGCCGACCCGGCCGCCGCGGCCGAGGACGGCGCGCGCGCCCGACAGGCGGCGCTCGCCCGGTACGGACTCAAGCGCTTCCTCTACGACTGGGAGCAACTGACAGCGGAGGTGGTGGCCCGATGAACGCCGTCGAGCAGGCCCGTGGACTGTCCATCGCACTCGTCTCCGAGCACGCGAGCCCGCTCGCGGTGCTGGGCGGCGTGGACGCGGGCGGCCAGAACGTGCACGTCGCCCAGTTGGCCGGGGCGCTCGCCCACCGGGGCCACCGGGTGACCGTCTACACCCGCAAGGACGCGGCCGACCTGCCCAGCCGTGTGCTCCTGCGGCCCGGCGTGGAGGTGCGGCACGTGCCGGCCGGGCCGGACCGGCAACTCCCGAAGGACGAACTCCTGCCGTACATGGACGAGTTCGGCCACTTCCTGGCCCGCGACTGGCAGCGGCAGCCGCCGGACGTGGCGCACTCCCACTTCTGGATGTCGGGCCTCGCCGCCCTGGCCGCCTGCCGCGAGCTGGACCTGCCGCTGGCGCACACGTACCACGCGCTGGGCACCGTCAAGCGCCGCCACCAGCGCGAGAGCGACACCAGCCCGGCCGAGCGCGTGGCTTGCGAGACGGAGCTGGGCGAGGGCTGCGACCGGGTCATCGCCACCTGTCGGGACGAGGTCGCCGAACTGGTGGCGATGGGCGTGCCCGCGCACCGGGTGACGGTGGTGCCCTGCGGCGTCGACCCGGACCGCTTCACCCCGTGGGGCCCGGTCGCGGGTCGCGGCGGCCACCGGCACCTGCTGGTCCAGATCGGCCGCCTGGTGCCGCGCAAGGGCGCCGCCGTCTCCATCGCGGCCCTGGCGCACCTGCCCGACGCCGAGTTGGTCATCGCCGGCGGGCCGCCGCCCGAACGGGTGGACCAGGAGCCCGAGGTGCGCCGGCTGCGGGCGCTGGCCCGCGCGGCCGGCGTCGCCGACCGGGTGCGCTTCGTCGGGGGCCTGCCGCGCGCGGAGGTACCGGCGCTGCTGCGGGCGGCCGACGTGGTGCTGTGCCCGGCCTCGTACGAGCCGTTCGGCATCGTGCCGCTGGAGGCGATGGGGTGCGGCACGCCGGTGGTCGCCAGCGCCGTCGGCGGGCAACTGGACACCGTGACCGACCCGAGCACCGGCCGCCTGGTACCGCCGGGCGACCCGGCCGCCCTGGGGCGGGCCGTCGCCGAGTTGCTGGACAACCCGTCCCTGCGGGCCGCCTGCGGGGCGGCCGGGCGGCGGCGCGTGCTGACCCGGTACGGCTGGGGCCAGGTCGCCGCGGCCACCGAGGCCGTCTACCGGGAGACCCTGGCCCGCCGCCCGGCCGTGCCCAAGGTCGCCTGACCACCCGCCGGAACGCGTGTCCGGCGCCCGAACGAGACCGAGAGCGAAGGGAGGCGCGGGCCCGCCGCGCGCATCGCGCGCGCTCGCCCGATCCCACCATGAGCGATGTCAGCGACGTTCACGAGAGCGCGCACGCCCACTGCCAGTCCCTCCAGGAGGCGCTGCTCCGCTTCCGCCGCCGCGGCCTGCGCGACGTCGCCGACTGGGGCGGCCAACTCGCCGCGCTGCTGCCGGTCGGCGGGCGGCTGCTGGCGGCCGGCAACGGCGGCAGCGCCGCCCAGGCCCAGCACCTGACCGCCGAACTGGTGGGCCGCTACCGGCAGGAGCGCCCCGCCTACTCGGCCATCGCCCTGCACGCCGACACCTCCAGCGTGACCGCCATCGGCAACGACTACGGCTTCGACCAGGTCTTCGCCCGCCAGGTGGCCGCGCACGGCCGGCCCGGCGACGTGTTGCTGCTGCTGTCCACGTCGGGGCGCAGCCAGAACCTGTTGACCGCCGCCGAGACAGGCCGGGCCGCCGGGCTGCGGGTGTGGGCGCTGACCGGGCCCGCGCCCAACCCGCTGGCCCGCGCCGCGCACGAGGTGGTGGCCGTCCAGGCGGAGAGCACGGCCACCGTCCAGGAGGCCCACCTGGTGGCCGTGCACCTGCTGTGCGAGAGCTTCGACGCCGCCCGCGCCCGGCACCGCGCGCCCGGCGCGGCGGGCTCCGCCCTGGAGGCGGCCGGGGCCCGCCGGGAGCGCCCGTTGTGACCGCGAACCGCTGTGACCGCGAAGGAGGTTCCCGTGAGCACCCGAGCCCCGCTCGTCGTCGTCGGTGACGCCCTGCTCGACCAGGACATCGACGGCGACGCCCACCGCCTGGCCCCGGACGCCCCGGCCCCGGTGGTGGACGTCACCGAGGACCGAAGCCGACCCGGCGGCGCCGGTCTGGCCGCCGCGCTGGCCGCCCGCGACGGCCGGGAGGTCACCCTGGTCACCGCGCTCGGCCAGGACCCGGCGAGCCAGGCGGTACGCGAGGCCCTGGCCGGCCGGGTGCGCCTGGTCGAACTCCCGCTCCACGGCAGCCTGCCCGTCAAGACGCGGGTGCGGGCGGCCGGCCGGCCGCTGGTGCGCGTGGACCGGGGCGGAGGCCGCTGCGGCGAGCCGGGCGACGCGGTGCGCTCGGCGCTGGCCAGCGGTCAGCCGCTGCTGGTCGCCGACTACGGGCGGGGCACCGCGGACGCCGTACGGGCCGAACTGGCGCGGGCCGCCGCGCGGGCACCGCTGCTGTGGGACCCGCACCCCCGCGGTGGCACCCCCGTGCCGGGGGCGCGGCTGGCCACGCCCAACGCGGCGGAGGCCCGCGCGCTGTGTCCGCGCGACGACGCCTCGCTCCGCGCCGACGCCGCGCGGGGCGCCTGGCTGGCCCACCACTGGCAGGCGGCGGCCGTGGCCGTCACGCTGGGCGAGCGCGGGGCGCTGCTGGTGGAGGCGAGCAGCGACCGACCGATGCTGGTGCCCGCGCCCTACCGCGCCCAGGGCGACCCGTGCGGCGCCGGCGACTGCTTCGCCGCGACCACCGCCGGCGCGCTGGCCGACGGCGCGCTCCCGGAGGAGGCCGTGCAGCGCGGGGTCGCCGAGGCGGCGGCCTTCGTCGCGGCGGGCGGCGCGGGCGCTGGCGACCTGTGGGCGGCCTCGCCGACGCCCCGTACCGACGACCGACGCTCCGTGGACGCCTTCGAGTTGGCCGCGTCGGTGCGCGCGGCCGGCGGGACGGTGGTGGCCACCGGCGGCTGCTTCGACCTGCTGCACGCCGGGCACGTGGGGCTGTTGGAGAGCGCGCGCCGGATAGGGGACTGCCTGATCGTGTGCGTCAACTCCGACGAGTCCATCGCCCGCCTCAAGGGCCCGGGGCGCCCGCTGACCCCCGTCGCCGACCGGGTGCGGGTGCTGTCCGGGCTCGGCAGCGTGGACGCGGTCGCTGTGTTCGGCGAGACCACCCCCGAGCCGCTGCTGCGCGAGCTGCGGCCCGACCTGTGGGTCAAGGGCGGCGACTACTCCGTCGACGCCCTGCCGGAGGCCGCCGCCCTGCGCGAATGGGGTGGCCAGGCGCTGGTCCTGCCCTACCTCGACGGCCGCTCCACCACCTCGCTCGCCGACCGCGCGGCCCGCTCGGCGGCCCGCGCCGCCGCCGGGGAGCCGCGCCGGTGACCGGGCCGCCGCGCACCGGTGCCACGGCCGGCCGCCCCGTCGCGGGGCCCGAACCGGACGCCGCCGGGCGCGCCACGGCCGGCCCCGATGCCGGCGCCGGCCGCGTGTTGGTGCTGCGCGCCCTGGGCCTTGGCGACCTGTTGACCGCGCTGCCCGCGCTGCGGGCGGTGCGCCGGGGCCTGCCGGGCCGGCGGATCGTGCTCGCCGCGCCCGCCCGGCTGGCCGACGCCGCCCGCGCCACCGGCGTCGTCGACCAGTTGTTGCCCACCACCGCGCCCGGCCGGGCCGTGCCCCGCCGCCTCGACTGGAGCGGACCGCCCCCCGAGGTCGCGATCGACCTGCACGGCAACGGCCCACCCAGCCACCTGCTGCTCGACCGGCTGCGCCCGGGCCGACTGTGGGCGTACGCGCACCCGGGCACCCCGCACCTGCCGGGGCCGGTGTGGCGCGCGGACGAGCACGAGCGGGAGCGCTGGTGCCGGCTGCTGAGCTGGTACGGATTGCCGGCCGACCCGGCGGATCTGCGGCTGCCCGCCCCGGCCTGCCCGTCCCCGGCCGCCGGCGCCGTCGTGCTGCACCCCGGCGCGGACGCCGGGGCCAGACGCTGGCCGCCGGAGCGGTTCGCGGCGGTCGCCGCCGCGCTGCGCGCGCGGGGGCACCGCCTGGTGATCACCGCCGGGGTCAGGGAGGGCCCGCTGGCCGCCGAGGTCGCCGAGCGCGCCGGGCTGCCGCCCCACGCGGTGTTCGGCGGCGCCGCCGACGTGCCCTTCGACCGGCTCGCGGCCCTGGTGGCCGGCGCCCGGGCGGTCGTCGTCGGCGACACGGGCCTGGCCCACCTGGCCACCGCCCTCGGCACCCCGTCCGTCGTTCTGTTCGGGCCCGTGTCGCCCGGCCTGTGGGGGCCGCCCCACAGTCCCCGGCACCGCGTCCTGTGGCATCCCTCGCCCGACGGCGGACCGGAGGGCGCGGCGGCCGATCCGCACCGGCCCGGCGACGCGCACGGCGAGCGGCCGGACGAGCGGCTGCTGCGCATCACCCCGGACGAGGTGCTGGGCGCGGTGCGCGCGCTCCTCGACACCGGGGCGCGCGGCCCGCTGGTCGCGGAGCCGGCGGTCTCATGAGCGCGCGCCCGCCCCGCGTCGGCGTCGTGGTCATCACCCGCGACCGCCGCGAGCGCGTCCTCGACACGCTGCACCGGTTGACGCGGCTGCCCGAGCGCCCACCGGTGGTCGTGGTGGACAACGGGTCGACCGACGGCACCGCCGAGGCCGTGCGCCGGCGCTTCCCGCGGGTGCGCCTGGTGAGCCCGGGCCGCAACCTCGGCGCCGTGGGGCGCACGCACGGCGCGGCCGTGCTGAACACCCCGTACGTGGCGTTCAGCGACGACGACTCGTGGTGGGAGCCCGGCGCGCTGGACCGGGCGGCCGACCTGCTGGACGCGCACCCGCGACTGGCCCTGATCGCCGCCAGTACGCGGGTGGGCGCGGACGGCCTGCCCGATCCGATCAACGACGCGCTGTCCACCTCGCCGCTCGGCCGGGACGCGGACCTGCCGGGCCCCGCCGTGCTGGGCTTCCTGGCCTGCGCGGCCGTGGTGCGCCGCAGCGCCTTCCTCGACGTGGGCGGCTTCCACCCGGTGCTGCACTTCGGCGCCGAGGAGGCGCTGCTCGCGCTCGACCTCGACGCGCACGGGTGGGGCCTCGCGCACTGCCCCGGCGTCGTCGCCAGACACCACCCGGACACCGGCCCCCGGCCCGGGCGCGAGGCCCGGGTGCGCCGCAACGTCGTGCTCACGGCGTGGATGCGGCGCCCGCTGCGCCACGCCGTCGGCCAGACGGCCCGGCTGCTCGCGGACAGCCTGCGGGACCCCGAGGCCAGGGCGGCGCTGCGGGGCACCGCGCGGCGGCTCCCCGCGGCCCTCGCCCACCGCCGCCGGCTGCCGCCCCGGGTCGAGCGCCGGGTGCGGCTCGTGGAGTCGGCGGCCTGAGCCGGTGGCGGGCCGGGCGGCAGCGGGGAACTGCTGCGGATCGCCCGACGGCGCGTCGTCATCCTCACCTGGGACCAGACCGTGCACCCGCACCCGCATCTTGCCATTGACTAGATCCCCACGGTGACGCAATCTAGTCAATGGCAAGATTTGCCGTGAGTAACCGTGACAGGAAGGGCCGCGCCATGACGCACCGCCTCGACGCCGTTCGCCGGATGTGGCAGTTGCTGGAGCCCGTACACGCCACGCTGTACTACGCGCCGGAGGCGTTCGAGGAGGCCGCCGCGCTCGGGTACGCCACCGACGAGCGCTGGCCCAGCTACTTCGCCTACCGCGCGGCACCCCTCGGCCCGGTCGGACCGGCGCTGGTGACCTCCCTCTTCTACAGCCTCAGCCCGGACATGGTGGAGCGTCACGCCGCCCCGGCCTGGCGGGTCGCCGCGCCCGAGCGGGTGCTCGCGGCGCGCGGCGTCGCGGTGGACCGCGCGCTGCGGAAGCTGCTGGGCGACCACGTCGGCTCGCCGGAGCTGCGCGAGGCCGCCGAGTTGGCCCGGCGCGCCGCCGAGGCGGCGGGCGTCGCGGGACGGCCCATGGCCGCCGCCAACGCCGCGCTGCCCTGGCCCGATGAGTCGCACGAGGTGCTCTGGCACGCGGCCACGCTCCTACGCGAGCACCGCGGCGACGGCCACGTCGCCGCCCTCCAGGCCCACCACCTCGGGCCCGTCGAGGCCCTAGTCTCGCACGCGGCGGTCGGCGCCGCGCCGCCGGAACTGTTCCGCAGCCGGCAGTGGTCCGACGCGGACTGGGACGCCGCCCGCGCGCGACTGGCCGATCGCGGGCTGGTGCACACCGACGGCCGGGCCACCGAGGAGGGGCTGCGGGTCCGCACCTCGGTCGAGAAGCTCACCGACCAACTCGCCGCCGCCCCCTGGGACGCGCTCGCCCCCGACGAGCTGACCCGCCTGGCCGACCTGCTCACGCCACCGGTCCTCACCCTCGTCGGCACCGGCCTCCTCCCGGCGCGGAGCACCCTGGGCATCGGCATGACGTACGACTACGCGTGAGCCGGGCGCGCCGTGCGCCGGGGGCGGGCACCTTCGGGTGTGCCCTCGGCCGTACGCGACGCGCCCGAAGGCGCGCGCGTCTGGTCCGTCACCCGGGACTGAGGCCGCTCCGACGGCGAGCGCGGACCGACGGGCGGGGCGCGGTCGGAGAGACCGCGCGAACGGGGCCGGGATGCCACGCCGGCCCCGCTCGCTCCGTAGACCGCGCCCTAACAGTTGGGGCTGTCGACGATGCGGATGTGGGTCACCACGTCCGAGCCGAAATGCCACCACGAGCTGGGCTGGACGCACACCGTGCCAGGCTTGTTCGCGAACTTGACGATCGCGCCGTCGTCATTGCGGCTGTTGACGGCTTTGACGGAACCGCGGGCTTGGGAGCCCAGCTTCTGGAATCCGCTGGTGACGTCCTTGTAAGCGGCCGTCGGACGATTGGCGTCGAAGTCCGCCTGGGTCTTGTAGAAGCAGACGCGCGGGAAGTCGCATCCGCGCATGCTCCGCGCCGAGGCATCGGGAGCCGTGGCCAGAGTGGCGCCGAAGAGGGCGACTACCGCCGCACCGACGCTCAGGATATTCGTTTTCGCGTTCATGTTGATGAATGTAGCGAGGCAACGGCAGGCTCCCGAAAGGGGATTCCGCGCCATGCGGGAATTCACATTTCCCCTTTCCTCGCGTCCCAGTTATCACGCACGCGCGGGCATTGCGCTCCACGCCGATTGTTCTCCGAGCGGGCCATCATTGCTGAACAAAAGGCGCCTTGCTGTACTTCCGCGCCGTGGCATCAGTCGATCCCCCGTGCGATACGGGCGACCTCACGGCTGGGCCGGCAAAGGGTCAGTCACCCCTGGTCGGAGCCCTTCTGACGAGGGCTCTGCCGCGCGTGTCCGGGGTGGCGTCGAGCCTCCCCGCCCGCCCCGGGCATTCCGTCGAACACGGGGTCGCCCCTCGTACCCGCATGCGCCACCATTCCGAGCGCGGCCGTCCTGAAAGCGCCGTCGTGTTACTAACAGGCCGACCTTGACGCCCGCCGCCCCGGGCGACGGCCCGCGCCTCCCTCGAATGGTTGGGGCGGCGGATTTCCCTGGGAAAGGCGGGACCGGACGAGCGGGAGGACTTCGCGGCCTTCATCACGAAAACCGTGGCGGCGGCATCCTTGTCTCGCCCCATCCGATGAAGCAGCATGCTCGAATGCGCTTCTCTCTCAACATCCCGAACTTCGGAGACTTCGCTGACGTCCGTACGGTGGCCCGGGTCGCGGCGGCGGCGGAGGAGGCCGGCTGGGACGGACTGTTCGTCTGGGACCACGTGGTGCACGAGAAGTACCACCGTCGTTCCTTCGCTGACCCCTGGATGCTGCTGACCGCCGCCGCGCTGGCCACCTCGCGGATCAGGCTCGGCACCATGGTCACCCCGGTCGCCCGGCGCCGACCGCAGCAACTGGCCCGGCAGGTGGCCACGTTGGACCGGCTCAGCGGTGGCCGGGTGGTCCTGGGGGTGGGGCTGGGCGGGCCGATCGAGGACGAGTACGGCAGCTTCGGCGAGTCCACCGACCCCCGGGTGCTGGCGGAACGCCTTGACGAGGGGCTCGACCTGGTGACCCGCTTCTGGTCGGGCGAGGAGGTGACCCACCAGGGCCGGCACTTCACCGCCCGCGAGGTGGCCCTGTTGCCCACCCCGGTGCAGCGGCCCCGGGTGCCGGTCTGGGTCGCCGGCTTCTGGCCGCGCCGCGCGCCGATGCGCCGGGCCGCCCGCTGGGACGGGGCCGTGCCGCTGTTCACCTCGGCCGACCACGGGCAGGCTCCGGCCGCCGCCGAGTACCGCGAGCTGGTGGAGTACGTGAACGCCCAGCGGGGCGAGCGGCGGGGCGAGCCCTTCGAGTTCGTCGTGGGCGGTGTCAGCCCGGCCGATCCGGCGCGCGCCCGCGACCTGCTCGGGCCGCTGCGGGACGCGGGGGCCACCTGGTGGGACGAGCGGCACCTGATCGACGACGAGGTGGACAAGCTGGCGCCGATCATGCGCCGCGTCGAGCAGGGCCCGCCCCGGCTGTAGCCGTCGCCGGGGCACGCCGGCCGCCTCCGGCAGGCCCCCGGCGGGACGTTTCACCACACGCCGACTGCCGTTCACACATCGCTGGTGAGATGCCTGGCGCGTGACGCACCCGCGTCACCTCAGTTCTGGGAGGCGCGGATGAACCTGCTGGTCAACGGCGATGCCGAGGCGGGGCCCGGTGGCACGGCGGAGCCGGTCACCGAGGTGGCCGGCTGGCGGATCGTCGAGGGGGCGCCCGCCCTCGTCGGCTACGACGTGGGCGGGGGCTACCCGACGCCGGCCGACCCCGGCCCGGCCGCGCGCGGCAGCCGGTTCTTCTCGGGCGGCGACTCGCCCCGTACGGCACTGGTGCAGGACGTGCGGCTGCCCGCCACGGGGCGGGTGGGGCGGCGCGCTGTCGACCGGGGCGCCGTGCGGTTCTCCGTCACCGCCTGGCTCGGCGGCTACGCGGGGCAGCAGGACGGGGCCCGGCTGTCCGTCGAGTTCCGCGACGCCCACGGCACACCGCTCGCCCTGGCCGTGCTGGGCCCCGTGGCGGCGGCCGAGCGCGCGGGCCGTACCGGGCTGGTGGAACGCGCCAGCTCGGGCACCGTGCCGCCGGGCGCGCGCACCGCCCGTGCCCTGCTCGTCTTCACCCGCGCCGGTGGCGGCACGTCCAACGACGGCTACGCCGACGCCCTGTCCCTGACCCTCACCCACCACCGCGGAGGCCGGGCGTGAAGCTCAACCGTCGTGACCTGCTCAAGGCGGCTGCCGCCGCCGGTGCCCTGAACGTCGTGTGGCCGCTGAGCGCCGGCCTGTCCCCCGCGCAGGCCCGCGAGGCCGCCGAGGCGCTGGGCGCCGACTACGACCCCGCCCCCTTCACGCTCGGCATAGCCTCCGGCGACCCGCGGCCGGACAGCGTCGTGCTGTGGACCCGGCTGGCGCCCGAGCCGCTGGCCGCCGAGCAGAAACTGCCCGAGATCGTCGAGGTCGAGTGGGTGGTGGCGGCCGACGCGCGGCTGCGCCGGGTGGTGGCGCGCGGCACGGTCGCCGCGTCCGCGACGCTGGGCCACAGCGTGCACGTGCCCGTGCACGGGCTGCGCCCCGGGCGCCACTACTGGTACGGCTTCCGCGCGCTCGGCAAGCGCAGCCGGGTGGGCCGCACAAGGACCGCGCCGGTCGGCCGCGTCTCCTCGGTGCGCTTCGCCGCCGCCAACTGCCAGGCGTTCCACGACGGTTTCTACGCCGCCCACCGCGGCATAGCCCGCGAGAACGTCGACTTCGTGATGCACCTGGGCGACTACATATACGAGCACGGCCCGGTCGGCGGCGACCACGTGCGCGACCACAACGCGCCCGAGGTGCTGACGCTGGCCGACTACCGGGTGCGGCACGCGCTCTACAAGGGCGACGCGTCGCTGCGCGAGGCGCACGCGGCCCACCCGTGGTTCCTGACCTGGGACGACCACGAGGTGGTCAACGACTACAGCGGGACCGGCGGCGGGGCGCCGTTCATGCGGCGCCGGGCCGCCGCGTACCAGGCGTGGTACGAGCACATGCCGCACCGCGACGCCGGTGGTTCGGCGCTGCCCGACCCGGAGATCCACCGGGTGCGGCGCTGGGGCGACCTGCTGGAGCTGACCATCCTCGACCTGCGCTCCTACCGCTCCGCGCAGAACCTGCCGGACGGGACCATCCTGGGCGGCGCGCAGAAGGAGTGGCTCAAGCGGGGCGTGGACCGGGCCGGGGACGGCTGGCACTGCTGGGCCAACTCGATCATGCTCAGCCAGCTCCGTGGCCGGCCCGGCGGTGGCTACATGTTCACCGACCAGTGGGACGGCTTCCTCGCCGAGCGCCGGGAGGTGCTGACCCACGTGCACGACGCGGGCCTTGAGGACCTCGTGGTGATCACCGGCGACTGGCACTCGGCGTTCGTGGACGACGTACGGCCCGACTTCGACGACGTCTCCTCCCCCGTCATCGGCACCGAGTTCACCGCGCACTCGGTCACCTCGGGCGCCTACAGCGCGGACTGGAACAGGACCAACGGGCCGCTGATGGGCGCGGCCAACCCGCACCTCCAGTACTTCGAGGGCAACCGCTACGGCTACGACGTGTACGAGGTCACGCCCGAGCGCTGGAGCACCCACATGCGGGTGATCGGCGACCGCCGCGACCCGGCGTCCCCGGTGACCACCCTGACCACCTTCCACGTGGACCGTGGCCGCGCGGGCGCGTACGAGGACGAGGGGACCAAGGGCTCGCCGGCGCAGTACCGCAGGCCCACCGGCCGTTAACCGGCCGGGCGGCGCCGTGGCGCCGGGAGGCGGGGCCGTGGGGCCGGGCGGTCCCACGCGTCCCGCGCCCGGCGCCGCCGGGGGCTCAGGCCGGGTGCAGCCCGGGGACGAGCAGGTCGATCTGGCGTAGGACGCCGTCGTCGCCACCGAGCTGCGGGAAGTCCGGCAGCGCCTGCCGGCAGAGCGCGATGAGCTGGTCCCGCATGTCCCCGTCGCCCGGGTCGGTGGAGAAGGCGTAGAACTCGAAGGGCGGGCCGACCCGGGCCCCGTCGAGTGCGACAGGG includes these proteins:
- a CDS encoding PfkB family carbohydrate kinase, with the protein product MSTRAPLVVVGDALLDQDIDGDAHRLAPDAPAPVVDVTEDRSRPGGAGLAAALAARDGREVTLVTALGQDPASQAVREALAGRVRLVELPLHGSLPVKTRVRAAGRPLVRVDRGGGRCGEPGDAVRSALASGQPLLVADYGRGTADAVRAELARAAARAPLLWDPHPRGGTPVPGARLATPNAAEARALCPRDDASLRADAARGAWLAHHWQAAAVAVTLGERGALLVEASSDRPMLVPAPYRAQGDPCGAGDCFAATTAGALADGALPEEAVQRGVAEAAAFVAAGGAGAGDLWAASPTPRTDDRRSVDAFELAASVRAAGGTVVATGGCFDLLHAGHVGLLESARRIGDCLIVCVNSDESIARLKGPGRPLTPVADRVRVLSGLGSVDAVAVFGETTPEPLLRELRPDLWVKGGDYSVDALPEAAALREWGGQALVLPYLDGRSTTSLADRAARSAARAAAGEPRR
- a CDS encoding glycosyltransferase, whose product is MNAVEQARGLSIALVSEHASPLAVLGGVDAGGQNVHVAQLAGALAHRGHRVTVYTRKDAADLPSRVLLRPGVEVRHVPAGPDRQLPKDELLPYMDEFGHFLARDWQRQPPDVAHSHFWMSGLAALAACRELDLPLAHTYHALGTVKRRHQRESDTSPAERVACETELGEGCDRVIATCRDEVAELVAMGVPAHRVTVVPCGVDPDRFTPWGPVAGRGGHRHLLVQIGRLVPRKGAAVSIAALAHLPDAELVIAGGPPPERVDQEPEVRRLRALARAAGVADRVRFVGGLPRAEVPALLRAADVVLCPASYEPFGIVPLEAMGCGTPVVASAVGGQLDTVTDPSTGRLVPPGDPAALGRAVAELLDNPSLRAACGAAGRRRVLTRYGWGQVAAATEAVYRETLARRPAVPKVA
- a CDS encoding glycosyltransferase family 9 protein; translated protein: MLVLRALGLGDLLTALPALRAVRRGLPGRRIVLAAPARLADAARATGVVDQLLPTTAPGRAVPRRLDWSGPPPEVAIDLHGNGPPSHLLLDRLRPGRLWAYAHPGTPHLPGPVWRADEHERERWCRLLSWYGLPADPADLRLPAPACPSPAAGAVVLHPGADAGARRWPPERFAAVAAALRARGHRLVITAGVREGPLAAEVAERAGLPPHAVFGGAADVPFDRLAALVAGARAVVVGDTGLAHLATALGTPSVVLFGPVSPGLWGPPHSPRHRVLWHPSPDGGPEGAAADPHRPGDAHGERPDERLLRITPDEVLGAVRALLDTGARGPLVAEPAVS
- a CDS encoding glycosyltransferase; protein product: MSARPPRVGVVVITRDRRERVLDTLHRLTRLPERPPVVVVDNGSTDGTAEAVRRRFPRVRLVSPGRNLGAVGRTHGAAVLNTPYVAFSDDDSWWEPGALDRAADLLDAHPRLALIAASTRVGADGLPDPINDALSTSPLGRDADLPGPAVLGFLACAAVVRRSAFLDVGGFHPVLHFGAEEALLALDLDAHGWGLAHCPGVVARHHPDTGPRPGREARVRRNVVLTAWMRRPLRHAVGQTARLLADSLRDPEARAALRGTARRLPAALAHRRRLPPRVERRVRLVESAA
- a CDS encoding phosphoesterase encodes the protein MNLLVNGDAEAGPGGTAEPVTEVAGWRIVEGAPALVGYDVGGGYPTPADPGPAARGSRFFSGGDSPRTALVQDVRLPATGRVGRRAVDRGAVRFSVTAWLGGYAGQQDGARLSVEFRDAHGTPLALAVLGPVAAAERAGRTGLVERASSGTVPPGARTARALLVFTRAGGGTSNDGYADALSLTLTHHRGGRA
- a CDS encoding glycosyltransferase, which gives rise to MNILLWHVHGSWTTAFVQGPHTYLVPVTEDRGPDGLGRARTFRWPESVRERTPAQLRDDPVDLVVLQRPHEEALVERWLGGRRPGRDIPAVYLEHNAPHGSVPDTRHPYADRDDLTLVHVTHFNRLFWDSGATPTTVIEHGIVDPGHRYSGHLERAAVVVNEPVRRGRTTGTDLLPALSRAAPLSVFGMGTEGLADHLGLPADRCRAADLPQEALHDAMAACRLYLHPVRWTSLGLSLLEAMHLGMPVVALATTEAVLAVPPGAGTLSTRPEELAEAARGYLADPAAAAEDGARARQAALARYGLKRFLYDWEQLTAEVVAR
- a CDS encoding SIS domain-containing protein, with the protein product MSDVSDVHESAHAHCQSLQEALLRFRRRGLRDVADWGGQLAALLPVGGRLLAAGNGGSAAQAQHLTAELVGRYRQERPAYSAIALHADTSSVTAIGNDYGFDQVFARQVAAHGRPGDVLLLLSTSGRSQNLLTAAETGRAAGLRVWALTGPAPNPLARAAHEVVAVQAESTATVQEAHLVAVHLLCESFDAARARHRAPGAAGSALEAAGARRERPL
- a CDS encoding LLM class flavin-dependent oxidoreductase, whose translation is MRFSLNIPNFGDFADVRTVARVAAAAEEAGWDGLFVWDHVVHEKYHRRSFADPWMLLTAAALATSRIRLGTMVTPVARRRPQQLARQVATLDRLSGGRVVLGVGLGGPIEDEYGSFGESTDPRVLAERLDEGLDLVTRFWSGEEVTHQGRHFTAREVALLPTPVQRPRVPVWVAGFWPRRAPMRRAARWDGAVPLFTSADHGQAPAAAEYRELVEYVNAQRGERRGEPFEFVVGGVSPADPARARDLLGPLRDAGATWWDERHLIDDEVDKLAPIMRRVEQGPPRL
- a CDS encoding alkaline phosphatase D family protein, giving the protein MKLNRRDLLKAAAAAGALNVVWPLSAGLSPAQAREAAEALGADYDPAPFTLGIASGDPRPDSVVLWTRLAPEPLAAEQKLPEIVEVEWVVAADARLRRVVARGTVAASATLGHSVHVPVHGLRPGRHYWYGFRALGKRSRVGRTRTAPVGRVSSVRFAAANCQAFHDGFYAAHRGIARENVDFVMHLGDYIYEHGPVGGDHVRDHNAPEVLTLADYRVRHALYKGDASLREAHAAHPWFLTWDDHEVVNDYSGTGGGAPFMRRRAAAYQAWYEHMPHRDAGGSALPDPEIHRVRRWGDLLELTILDLRSYRSAQNLPDGTILGGAQKEWLKRGVDRAGDGWHCWANSIMLSQLRGRPGGGYMFTDQWDGFLAERREVLTHVHDAGLEDLVVITGDWHSAFVDDVRPDFDDVSSPVIGTEFTAHSVTSGAYSADWNRTNGPLMGAANPHLQYFEGNRYGYDVYEVTPERWSTHMRVIGDRRDPASPVTTLTTFHVDRGRAGAYEDEGTKGSPAQYRRPTGR